The following are encoded in a window of Rosa chinensis cultivar Old Blush chromosome 4, RchiOBHm-V2, whole genome shotgun sequence genomic DNA:
- the LOC112198862 gene encoding basic proline-rich protein-like, with protein sequence MKFYGTYLFVLFSLLLLSTYVNGDHVFSDSSSNYDDVLRLVPKGPPRDEPPVQEFEHEAFDSSSNHVDVLRLVPKGPNPQQPPPLNVLNRVPPSGPNPRESPPLDVLRRVPTGPNPRQSPPVKDFGHEAFDSSSNYDDVLRLVPKGPNPQQPPPLNVLNRVPPSGPNPRESPPLDVLRRVPTGPNPRQSPPVKDFEHEAFDSSSNYDDVLRLVPKGPNPQQPPPLNILNRVPPSGPNPRESPPLDVLRRVPTRPNPRQSPPVKDFEHEAFDSSSNYDDVLRLVPKGPNPQQPPPLNVLKRVQPLGPNPRESPPLDVLRRVPTGPNPRQSPPVKDFGHEPFDSSSNYDDVLRLVPKGPNPQQPPPLNVLNRVPPSGPNPRESPPLDVLRRVPTGPNPRQSPPVKDFEHEAFDSSSNYDDVLRLVPKGPNPQQPPPLNVLKRVQPLGPNPRESPPLDVLRRVPTGPNPRQSPPVKDFEHEAFDSSSNYDDVLRLVPKGPNPQQPPPLNVLNRVPPSGPNPRESPPLDVLRRVPTGPNPRQSPPVKDFEHEAFDSSSNYDDALRLVPKGPNPQQPPPLKDFGYKTSNSLYNFADISRRVPKGPNPWESPPLSQ encoded by the coding sequence ATGAAGTTTTATGGGACTTACTTGTTTGTCTTATTCAGTCTTCTCCTACTATCCACCTATGTTAATGGTGACCATGTTTTTTCTGATAGTTCATCAAATTATGATGATGTCTTAAGGCTTGTGCCTAAGGGTCCTCCTCGAGATGAACCACCGGTGCAAGAGTTCGAGCATGAGGCCTTTGATAGTTCATCCAACCATGTTGATGTCTTAAGGCTTGTCCCCAAAGGTCCAAATCCTCAGCAGCCTCCACCACTGAATGTCTTAAACCGTGTGCCACCTTCAGGACCGAATCCTCGAGAGTCACCACCGTTGGATGTCTTAAGGCGTGTGCCTACGGGTCCCAACCCTCGACAGTCACCACCGGTGAAGGATTTCGGGCATGAGGCATTTGATAGTTCATCCAACTATGATGATGTCTTAAGGCTTGTGCCTAAAGGTCCGAATCCTCAGCAGCCTCCACCACTGAATGTCTTAAACCGTGTGCCGCCTTCAGGACCGAATCCTCGAGAGTCACCACCGTTGGATGTCTTAAGGCGTGTGCCTACGGGTCCCAACCCTCGACAGTCACCACCGGTGAAGGATTTCGAGCATGAGGCATTTGATAGTTCATCCAACTATGATGATGTCTTAAGGCTTGTGCCTAAAGGTCCGAATCCTCAGCAGCCTCCACCACTGAATATCTTAAACCGTGTGCCGCCTTCAGGACCGAATCCTCGAGAGTCACCACCGTTGGATGTCTTAAGGCGTGTGCCTACGCGTCCCAACCCTCGACAGTCACCACCGGTGAAGGATTTCGAGCATGAGGCATTTGATAGTTCATCCAACTATGATGATGTCTTAAGGCTTGTGCCTAAAGGTCCGAATCCTCAGCAGCCTCCACCACTGAATGTCTTAAAGCGTGTGCAACCTTTAGGCCCAAATCCTCGAGagtctccaccgttggatgtctTAAGGCGTGTGCCTACGGGTCCCAACCCTCGACAGTCACCACCGGTGAAGGATTTCGGGCATGAGCCATTTGATAGTTCATCCAACTATGATGATGTCTTAAGGCTTGTGCCTAAAGGTCCGAATCCTCAGCAGCCTCCACCACTGAATGTCTTAAACCGTGTGCCGCCTTCAGGACCGAATCCTCGAGAGTCACCACCGTTGGATGTCTTAAGGCGTGTGCCTACGGGTCCCAACCCTCGACAGTCACCACCAGTGAAGGATTTCGAGCATGAGGCATTTGATAGTTCATCCAACTATGATGATGTCTTAAGGCTTGTGCCTAAAGGTCCGAATCCTCAGCAGCCTCCACCATTGAATGTCTTAAAGCGTGTGCAACCTTTAGGCCCAAATCCTCGAGagtctccaccgttggatgtctTAAGGCGTGTGCCTACGGGTCCCAACCCTCGACAGTCACCACCGGTGAAGGATTTCGAGCATGAGGCATTTGATAGTTCATCCAACTATGATGATGTCTTAAGGCTTGTGCCTAAAGGTCCGAATCCTCAGCAGCCTCCACCACTGAATGTCTTAAACCGTGTGCCGCCTTCAGGACCGAATCCTCGAGAGTCACCACCATTGGATGTCTTAAGGCGTGTGCCTACGGGTCCCAACCCTCGACAGTCACCACCGGTGAAGGATTTCGAGCATGAGGCATTTGATAGTTCATCCAACTATGATGATGCCTTAAGGCTTGTGCCTAAAGGTCCGAATCCTCAGCAGCCTCCACCACTGAAAGATTTCGGGTATAAGACATCAAATAGTTTATACAATTTTGCTGATATCTCAAGGCGTGTACCTAAGGGACCTAATCCCTGGGAGTCTCCACCATTGAGTCAGTAA
- the LOC112200486 gene encoding ethanolamine-phosphate cytidylyltransferase translates to MEYETNNWIWDGVYNHPHVFGGLMLTAALLGLSTSYFGGISVPQLPYLWSDSGIFHKKKSEKKRIRVYMDGCFDLMHYGHANALRQAKALGDELVVGVVSDEEIIANKGPPVLSMEERLALVSGLKWVDEVIASAPYEITEQFMNRLFNEHRIDYIIHGDDPCLLPDGTDAYALAKKAGRYKQIKRTEGVSSTDIVGRILSSLKETNNTSSHGDPCEESQSKSAQLSQFLPTSRRIVQFSNGKAPGPNARIVYIDGAFDLFHAGHVEILKNARQLGDFLLVGIHNDHTVSEHRGKHPIMHLHERSLGVLGCRYVDEVIIGAPWEITMDMITTFNISLVVRGTVSEYNSSFTGESDPYSVPKSMGIFQVLESPKDITTTSVSQRIIANHDAYLKRNARKTASEKKYYEQKKYVSGD, encoded by the exons ATGGAGTATGAGACTAACAACTGGATTTGGGATGGAGTGTATAACCACCCACATGTCTTTGGTGGTCTAATGCTCACGGCTGCCTTGCTCGGCTTGTCCACCAGctattttggtggaatttcGGTTCCTCAGTTGCCTTACCTATGGTCTGATTCGGGGATTTTCCATAAGAAGAAATCTGAGAAGAAGCGCATTCGGGTGTACATGGATGGGTGCTTTGATCTCATGCACTACGGCCATGCCAATGCTCTGAGGCAAGCCAAGGCTCTGGGGGATGAGTTAGTGGTTGGGGTTGTTAGTGACGAAGAGATCATTGCCAATAAAGGTCCCCCTGTTTTATCCATGGAAGAGAG ACTGGCTCTTGTTAGCGGGTTGAAGTGGGTGGATGAAGTCATAGCCAGTGCTCCTTATGAAATCACTGAACAATTCATGAACAGACTCTTCAATGAGCATAGAATTGACTATATCATACATGGTGATGATCCTTGCCTGCTTCCAGATGGAACTGATGCCTATGCCTTGGCAAAGAAAGCTGGCCGCTACAAACAGATCAAACGCACTGAAGGTGTCTCCAGCACCGATATTGTAG GGAGGATACTTTCTTCTTTAAAGGAGACAAATAATACGTCTTCACATGGAGACCCTTGTGAAGAAAGTCAATCCAAGAGCGCCCAATTATCTCAATTTCTGCCAACATCCCGACGAATTGTGCAATTCTCCAATGGAAAG gcTCCTGGACCAAATGCTCGTATTGTGTACATTGATGGGGCATTTGATCTCTTCCATGCTGGACATGTTGAG ATTCTGAAGAATGCTAGGCAGCTTGGAGACTTTTTACTAGTTGGCATCCACAATGATCACACTGTGAG TGAACACAGAGGCAAGCATCCAATAATGCATTTACATGAACGTAGTCTTGGTGTGTTGGGTTGCCGCTATGTTGATGAGGTCATCATTGGTGCTCCTTGGGAAATTACCATGGATATG ATAACAACTTTCAACATTTCATTGGTAGTGCGTGGGACAGTTTCTGAGTACAACTCCTCGTTTACT GGTGAAAGTGATCCTTATTCTGTTCCCAAGAGCATGGGGATTTTCCAAGTACTTGAAAGCCCAAAAGATATAACAACAACATCAGTATCTCAGAGGATAATTGCAAATCATGATGCTTACTTG AAACGCAACGCCAGGAAAACAGCAAGTGAAAAAAAATACTATGAACAGAAGAAATATGTTTCAGGGGACTAG
- the LOC112198859 gene encoding proline-rich protein 2-like, with product MKFYGTYLFVLFSLLLLSTYVNGDHVFSDSSSNYDDVLRLVPKGPPRDEPPVQEFEHEAFDSSSNHVDVLRLVPKGPNPQQPPPLNVLNRVPTSGPNPLESPPLDVLRRVPTGPNPRQSPPVKDFGHEAFDSSSNYDDVLRLVPKGPNPQQPPPLNVLNRVPPSGLNPRESPPLDVLRRVPTGPNPRQSPPVKDFEHEAFDSSSNYDDVLRLEPKGPNPQQPPPLNVLNRVQPLGPNPRESPPLDVLRRVPTGPNPRQSPPVKDFEHEAFDSSSNYDDVLRLVPKGPNPQQPPPLNVLNRVPPSGPNPRESPPLDVLRRVPTGPNPRQSPPVKDFEHEAFDSSSNYDDVLRLVPKGPNPQQPPPLNVLKRVQPLGPNPRESPPLDVLRRVPTGPNPRQSPPVKDFEHEAFDSSSNYDDVLRLVPKGPNPQQPPPLKDFEYKTSNSLYNFADISRRVPKGPNP from the coding sequence ATGAAGTTTTATGGGACTTACTTGTTTGTCTTATTCAGTCTTCTCCTACTATCCACCTATGTTAATGGTGACCATGTTTTTTCTGATAGTTCATCAAATTATGATGATGTCTTAAGGCTTGTGCCTAAGGGTCCTCCTCGAGATGAACCACCGGTGCAAGAGTTCGAGCATGAGGCCTTTGATAGTTCATCCAACCATGTTGATGTCTTAAGGCTTGTCCCCAAAGGTCCAAATCCTCAGCAGCCTCCACCACTGAATGTCTTAAACCGTGTGCCGACTTCAGGACCGAATCCTCTAGAGTCACCACCGTTGGATGTCTTAAGGCGTGTGCCTACGGGTCCCAACCCTCGACAGTCACCACCGGTGAAGGATTTCGGGCATGAGGCATTTGATAGTTCATCCAACTATGATGATGTCTTAAGGCTTGTGCCTAAAGGTCCGAATCCTCAGCAGCCTCCACCACTGAATGTCTTAAACCGTGTGCCGCCTTCAGGACTGAATCCTCGAGAGTCACCACCGTTGGATGTCTTAAGGCGTGTGCCTACGGGTCCCAACCCTCGACAGTCACCACCGGTGAAGGATTTCGAGCATGAGGCATTTGATAGTTCATCCAACTATGATGATGTCTTAAGGCTTGAGCCTAAAGGTCCGAATCCTCAGCAGCCTCCACCACTGAATGTCTTAAACCGTGTGCAACCTTTAGGCCCAAATCCTCGAGagtctccaccgttggatgtctTAAGGCGTGTGCCTACGGGTCCCAACCCTCGACAGTCACCACCGGTGAAGGATTTCGAGCATGAGGCATTTGATAGTTCATCCAACTATGATGATGTCTTAAGGCTTGTGCCGAAAGGTCCGAATCCTCAGCAGCCTCCACCACTGAATGTCTTAAACCGTGTGCCGCCTTCAGGACCGAATCCTCGAGAGTCACCACCGTTGGATGTCTTAAGGCGTGTGCCTACGGGTCCCAACCCTCGACAGTCACCACCAGTGAAGGATTTCGAGCATGAGGCATTTGATAGTTCATCCAACTATGATGATGTCTTAAGGCTTGTGCCTAAAGGTCCGAATCCTCAGCAGCCTCCACCACTGAATGTCTTAAAGCGTGTGCAACCTTTAGGCCCAAATCCTCGAGagtctccaccgttggatgtctTAAGGCGTGTGCCTACGGGTCCCAACCCTCGACAGTCACCACCGGTGAAGGATTTCGAGCATGAGGCATTTGATAGTTCATCCAACTATGATGATGTCTTAAGGCTTGTGCCTAAAGGTCCGAATCCTCAGCAGCCTCCACCACTGAAAGATTTCGAGTATAAGACATCAAATAGTTTATACAATTTTGCTGATATCTCAAGGCGTGTACCTAAGGGACCTAATCCCTGA
- the LOC112198860 gene encoding sporozoite surface protein 2-like — protein sequence MKFYGTYLFVLFSLLLLSTYVNGDHVFSDSSSNYDDVLRLVPKGPPRDEPPVQEFEHEAFDSSSNHVDVLRLVPKGPNPQQPPPLNVLNRVPPSGPNPRESPPLDVLRRVPTGPNPRQSPPVKDFGHEAFDSSSNYDDVLRLVPKGPNPQQPPPLNVLNRVPPSGLNPRESPPLDVLRRVPTGPNPRQSPPVKDFEHEAFDSSSNYDDVLRLEPKGPNPQQPPPLNVLNRVQPLGPNPRESPPLDVLRRVPTGPNPRQSPPVKDFEHEAFDSSSNYDDVLRLVPKGPNPQQPPPLNVLNRVPPSGPNPRESPPLDVLRRVPTGPNPRQSPPVKDFEHEAFDSSSNYDDVLRLVPKGPNPQQPPPLNVLKRVQPLGPNPRESPPLDVLRRVPTGPNPRQSPPVKDFEHEAFDSSSNYDDVLRLVPKGPNPQQPPPLKDFEYKTSNSLYNFADISRRVPKGPNP from the coding sequence ATGAAGTTTTATGGGACTTACTTGTTTGTCTTATTCAGTCTTCTCCTACTATCCACCTATGTTAATGGTGACCATGTTTTTTCTGATAGTTCATCAAATTATGATGATGTCTTAAGGCTTGTGCCTAAGGGTCCTCCTCGAGATGAACCACCGGTGCAAGAGTTCGAGCATGAGGCCTTTGATAGTTCATCCAACCATGTTGATGTCTTAAGGCTTGTCCCCAAAGGTCCAAATCCTCAGCAGCCTCCACCACTGAATGTCTTAAACCGTGTGCCACCTTCAGGACCGAATCCTCGAGAGTCACCACCGTTGGATGTCTTAAGGCGTGTGCCTACGGGTCCCAACCCTCGACAGTCACCACCGGTGAAGGATTTCGGGCATGAGGCATTTGATAGTTCATCCAACTATGATGATGTCTTAAGGCTTGTGCCTAAAGGTCCGAATCCTCAGCAGCCTCCACCACTGAATGTCTTAAACCGTGTGCCGCCTTCAGGACTGAATCCTCGAGAGTCACCACCGTTGGATGTCTTAAGGCGTGTGCCTACGGGTCCCAACCCTCGACAGTCACCACCGGTGAAGGATTTCGAGCATGAGGCATTTGATAGTTCATCCAACTATGATGATGTCTTAAGGCTTGAGCCTAAAGGTCCGAATCCTCAGCAGCCTCCACCACTGAATGTCTTAAACCGTGTGCAACCTTTAGGCCCAAATCCTCGAGagtctccaccgttggatgtctTAAGGCGTGTGCCTACGGGTCCCAACCCTCGACAGTCACCACCGGTGAAGGATTTCGAGCATGAGGCATTTGATAGTTCATCCAACTATGATGATGTCTTAAGGCTTGTGCCGAAAGGTCCGAATCCTCAGCAGCCTCCACCACTGAATGTCTTAAACCGTGTGCCGCCTTCAGGACCGAATCCTCGAGAGTCACCACCGTTGGATGTCTTAAGGCGTGTGCCTACGGGTCCCAACCCTCGACAGTCACCACCAGTGAAGGATTTCGAGCATGAGGCATTTGATAGTTCATCCAACTATGATGATGTCTTAAGGCTTGTGCCTAAAGGTCCGAATCCTCAGCAGCCTCCACCACTGAATGTCTTAAAGCGTGTGCAACCTTTAGGCCCAAATCCTCGAGagtctccaccgttggatgtctTAAGGCGTGTGCCTACGGGTCCCAACCCTCGACAGTCACCACCGGTGAAGGATTTCGAGCATGAGGCATTTGATAGTTCATCCAACTATGATGATGTCTTAAGGCTTGTGCCTAAAGGTCCGAATCCTCAGCAGCCTCCACCACTGAAAGATTTCGAGTATAAGACATCAAATAGTTTATACAATTTTGCTGATATCTCAAGGCGTGTACCTAAGGGACCTAATCCCTGA
- the LOC112200487 gene encoding uncharacterized protein LOC112200487, with protein MAGYFVSEAMQRNMTTKKRKEVGQLDQVNDHFSDFSLSSPARKIRRLDAQLPPILEEEEVEFDLGQMNCNGLVIEELENQERAIVPFNPVNNPILHNPSNVSVSLSPDLISGFKDQFVRSSYHYGMKSDKSEEEEQVNKDQCKAVVPWVPSQQLPPMSAVEVSQSEDRGEPMEDEEMGAAAMDIEESSTSSTSAAAGGAQGTSNGYGGGIWAQWQQQHCMIPQPPQNTSTPITWLQ; from the exons ATGGCAGGCTACTTCGTCTCCGAAGCAATGCAAAGGAACATGACCACCAAGAAGCGTAAGGAAGTGGGGCAGCTCGACCAAGTCAACGATCACTTCTCCGACTTCTCCCTCTCTTCTCCGGCCAGAAAGATTCGCCGTCTG GATGCGCAATTACCACCCATCttggaggaagaggaggttgaATTCGACCTGGGTCAGATGAACTGTAATGGTCTAGTGATTGAGGAGCTCGAAAATCAAGAAAGGGCCATTGTGCCCTTCAACCCTGTAAATAACCCAATTCTCCATAACCCTTCTaatgtctctgtctctcttagTCCTGACTTAATCTCTGGATTCAAGG ACCAATTTGTTCGGTCCAGCTATCATTATGGCATGAAATCCGACAAGAGTGAGGAGGAAGAGCAAGTGAACAAGGACCAATGTAAAGCGGTTGTTCCGTGGGTGCCATCTCAGCAGCTCCCACCTATGTCAGCTGTGGAGGTTTCGCAATCCGAGGATCGAGGAGAGCCAATGGAGGATGAAGAGATGGGCGCAGCGGCAATGGACATCGAAGAGAGCAGCACGAGCAGCACATCAGCAGCCGCAGGAGGAGCACAAGGAACAAGCAATGGCTATGGTGGAGGGATTTGGGCGCAGTGGCAGCAACAGCACTGTATGATACCACAGCCTCCACAGAACACATCTACACCCATCACATGGCTTCAATGA
- the LOC112198863 gene encoding proline-rich protein 2-like, with amino-acid sequence MKFYGTYLFVLFSLLLLSTYVNGDHVFSDSSSNYDDVLRLVPKGPPRDEPPVQEFEHEAFDSSSNHVDVLRLVPKGPNPQQPPPLNVLNRVPPSGPNPRESPPLDVLRRVPTGPNPRQSPPVKDFGHEAFDSSSNYDDVLRLVPKGPNPQQPPPLNVLNRVPPSGPNPRESPPLDVLRRVPTGPNPRQSPPVKDFEHEAFDSSSNYDDVLRLVPKGPNPQQPPPLNVLKSVQPLGPNPRESPPLDVLRRVPTGPNPRQSPPVKDFEHEAFDSSSNYDDVLRLVPKGPNPQQPPPLNVLNRVPPSGPNPRESPPLDVLRRVPTGPNPRQSPPVKDFEHEAFDSSSNYDDVLRLVPKGPNPQQPPPLNVLKRVQPLGPNPRESPLLDVLRRVPTGPNPRQSPPVKDFEH; translated from the coding sequence ATGAAGTTTTATGGGACATACTTGTTTGTCTTATTCAGTCTTCTCCTACTATCCACCTATGTTAATGGTGACCATGTTTTTTCTGATAGTTCATCAAATTATGATGATGTCTTAAGGCTTGTGCCTAAGGGTCCTCCTCGAGATGAACCACCGGTGCAAGAGTTCGAGCATGAGGCCTTTGATAGTTCATCCAACCATGTTGATGTCTTAAGGCTTGTCCCCAAAGGTCCAAATCCTCAGCAGCCTCCACCACTGAATGTCTTAAACCGTGTGCCGCCTTCAGGACCGAATCCTCGAGAGTCACCACCGTTGGATGTCTTAAGGCGTGTGCCTACGGGTCCCAACCCTCGACAGTCACCACCGGTGAAGGATTTCGGGCATGAGGCATTTGATAGTTCATCCAACTATGATGATGTCTTAAGGCTTGTGCCTAAAGGTCCGAATCCTCAGCAGCCTCCACCACTGAATGTCTTAAACCGTGTGCCGCCTTCAGGACCGAATCCTCGAGAGTCACCACCGTTGGATGTCTTAAGGCGTGTGCCTACGGGTCCCAACCCTCGACAGTCACCACCGGTGAAGGATTTCGAGCATGAGGCATTTGATAGTTCATCCAACTATGATGATGTCTTAAGGCTTGTGCCTAAAGGTCCGAATCCTCAGCAGCCTCCACCACTGAATGTCTTAAAGAGTGTGCAACCTTTAGGCCCAAATCCTCGAGagtctccaccgttggatgtctTAAGGCGTGTGCCTACGGGTCCCAACCCTCGACAGTCACCACCGGTGAAGGATTTCGAGCATGAGGCATTTGATAGTTCATCCAACTATGATGATGTCTTAAGGCTTGTGCCTAAAGGTCCGAATCCTCAGCAGCCTCCACCACTGAATGTCTTAAACCGTGTGCCGCCTTCAGGACCGAATCCTCGAGAGTCACCACCGTTGGATGTCTTAAGGCGTGTGCCTACGGGTCCCAACCCTCGACAGTCACCACCGGTGAAGGATTTCGAGCATGAGGCATTTGATAGTTCATCCAACTATGATGATGTCTTAAGGCTTGTGCCTAAAGGTCCGAATCCTCAGCAGCCTCCACCACTGAATGTCTTAAAGCGTGTGCAACCTTTAGGCCCAAATCCTCGAGAGTCTCCACTGTTGGATGTCTTAAGGCGTGTGCCTACGGGTCCCAACCCTCGACAGTCACCACCGGTGAAGGATTTCGAGCATTAG